One genomic segment of Methanobacterium spitsbergense includes these proteins:
- a CDS encoding AAA family ATPase produces MKDSEITMESLKNNLIKNHYIPDNSTVTTIYLAFKLKKPVLVEGPPGVGKTELSKAVSRSFGMDFFRVQCYEGITFEQIVGEWNYQKQLLHLEMSRIKEIDQDIFNEEFFIKRPLLQGFMNKNPSVILIDEIDKADEEVESFLLQALGEGQITVNDLGTFDIQNDLMVIMTSNSQRSLLDETKDRCLFLYIDYPSFDREVEIVSANVPAASSELVESVVTMINKLREMNLLKKPSIRATVDWVKTLLEFNSEKLDDETFKKTVSVVLKNESDKKKVLKKFSSER; encoded by the coding sequence ATGAAAGATAGTGAAATTACTATGGAATCACTTAAAAATAACTTAATTAAAAACCATTATATACCTGATAATAGTACGGTTACTACGATATATCTAGCTTTTAAATTAAAAAAACCTGTTCTTGTAGAAGGTCCTCCGGGTGTAGGTAAAACAGAACTTTCAAAAGCTGTTAGCAGGTCATTTGGAATGGATTTTTTCAGAGTACAATGCTATGAGGGTATAACATTCGAACAGATAGTCGGTGAGTGGAATTATCAAAAACAATTACTTCACCTAGAGATGTCAAGGATAAAAGAAATTGACCAAGACATATTCAACGAAGAGTTTTTTATTAAAAGACCGCTTTTACAGGGATTTATGAATAAAAATCCATCAGTAATTTTAATAGACGAAATAGATAAGGCTGATGAGGAAGTTGAAAGTTTTTTACTACAAGCTTTGGGAGAGGGACAGATCACAGTTAACGACCTTGGAACATTTGACATTCAAAATGATTTAATGGTTATAATGACATCAAATTCCCAGAGATCCCTTTTAGATGAAACTAAAGATCGTTGTTTATTCCTTTACATTGATTATCCTTCTTTTGATAGAGAAGTGGAGATCGTAAGTGCAAATGTACCTGCAGCTTCCAGTGAACTAGTTGAAAGCGTAGTTACTATGATCAATAAATTAAGGGAAATGAATCTCCTTAAAAAACCATCAATTAGAGCTACTGTTGATTGGGTTAAAACACTACTGGAATTTAATTCAGAAAAACTGGACGATGAAACTTTCAAAAAAACAGTTTCAGTGG